In Helianthus annuus cultivar XRQ/B chromosome 8, HanXRQr2.0-SUNRISE, whole genome shotgun sequence, a single genomic region encodes these proteins:
- the LOC118481198 gene encoding glycine-rich protein 5-like, with translation MGVMKLLLLLLLVLFSFTFHVSFSQLANNSEKPPIYESDGSVSIGSNGAINQSKYAHASSRGGGGGGGGGGSSARGSNGNGGQSNSSPRGGGSMIPVYAAGSGAAAKRNNHHSAAAICSKCQKDRHLIAVTTILTSILLYMSM, from the exons ATGGGAGTTATGAAACTGCTGCTGCTGCTTCTCTTGGTTCTCTTTAGCTTCACTTTTCATGTATCATTTTCTCAGCTTGCCAATAACTcag AAAAACCACCAATATATGAATCAGATGGTTCTGTAAGTATTGGCAGCAATGGAGCCATAAACCAAAGCAAATATGCCCATGCTAGTTCAAGAGGTGGAggagggggtggtggtggtggtgggagcTCGGCTAGAGGGAGCAACGGAAATGGTGGTCAGTCTAACTCCTCGCCACGAGGGGGTGGCTCGATGATACCTGTATATGCTGCTGGTTCAGGAGCCGCGGCTAAGCGCAACAACCATCACAGCGCTGCCGCCATTTGTAGCAAGTGCCAAAAAGATAGGCATTTGATTGCCGTAACCACCATTTTAACATCAATTTTACTATATATGTCTATGTAA
- the LOC110869723 gene encoding uncharacterized protein LOC110869723, producing MNFTAKEVEPLLHANLNIQMGVVQDLLEKKRQVKVSLPKLRRAKMIAVAKLMGTIGPIWGLLPAMAKVFPIVEHRYCLRHIHENMKKTWRGDVYKNLLWRCASATSMPYYERAMEDIKAIDKKLYDWLTEIPAIAWSRAHFSGRVKCDMLLNNICEVFNKQFFGARDKPIITCLEYIREYLTKRIVNVKKIIAKSDGPLSPAATTMFDSIKNEASQYNVLMTGSSNYQVTDSRNKTVVDVQMRTCSCRKWDLIGMPCKHAVAAIWNVSENGLSPGIPESWVDPVYWLDSWKKVYMHTIDPIAGPEMWPRSRCLTKLTPPKYHKQVGRPKKKRKTSQLDVEAKLTKGGKLTRK from the exons ATGAATTTCACAGCTAAAGAGGTGGAACCACTGCTTCATGCTAATCTCAACATTCAGATGGGGGTAGTGCAAGATCTACTTGAGAAGAAGCGCCAAGTTAAAGTTTCACTGCCTAAATTGAGGAGGGCAAAGATGATTGCAGTGGCAAAGTTAATGGGGACTATAGGACCAATATGG GGTTTGTTGCCTGCTATGGCCAAGGTCTTTCCAATAGTTGAACATAGGTATTGCCTGAGGCACATTCACGAGAATATGAAGAAGACATGGCGGGGAGATGTGTACAAGAACCTGTTATGGAGATGTGCAAGTGCAACAAGCATGCCCTATTATGAAAGGGCAATGGAGGATATTAAAGCCATAGACAAAAAGTTGTATGATTGGCTGACGGAGATCCCTGCAATAGCATGGTCACGAGCCCACTTTTCAGGAAGGGTAAAGTGCGATATGCTATTGAACAATATTTGTGAGGTGTTTAACAAACAATTCTTCGGTGCAAGAGACAAGCCAATCATCACATGCTTAGAATACATCAGGGAATATTTGACCAAACGAATTGTCAACGTGAAAAAGATCATAGCCAAAAGTGATGGCCCACTAAGTCCTGCTGCTACCACAATGTTTGATAGTATCAAGAATGAGGCTTCACAATACAATGTGTTGATGACAGGTTCCTCCAACTACCAA GTTACTGATTCGAGAAACAAGACAGTGGTTGATGTGCAGATGAGAACATGTTCATGCAGGAAATGGGATCTGATAGGAATGCCTTGTAAACATGCTGTTGCTGCAATTTGGAACGTGTCTGAAAATGGTTTGAGTCCTGGTATTCCAGAGAGTTGGGTTGATCCTGTGTATTGGCTGGACAGTTGGAAGAAAGTTTACATGCACACTATTGATCCAATTGCAGGACCTGAGATGTGGCCTCGGTCAAGATGCCTAACCAAATTGACCCCTCCAAAATATCATAAGCAGGTAGGAAGGCCTAAGAAGAAACGAAAGACGTCACAGTTGGACGTAGAGGCCAAGTTAACAAAGGGAGGGAAGCTAACAAGAAAATGA